The genomic stretch CGCCCTGGTCGGTATCCTCAGTGAGCGCGATGTGGTGCGTGGCCTGACACAGCACGGCGCCGGCCTGCTTGATCTGCGCGTCTCGGCGCTGATGACGCATGAGGTGCAGGTCGTCACCGCCGCCACCTCGGTGCATGAGGCGATGGAGGTGATGGATGCCGGCTATTTCCGCCATCTGCCCGTGGTCGACTCCGATCGGCGGCTCTGCGGCATTGTCTCGATCCGTGACCTGGTGCGCTACCGCATCAACAGCCAGCAGAGCGATGTGGAGTCGCTGCAGGCCTATGTGATCGGGCGTGGCTACGGCCTGGGCCGCGTGGCCTGATGGCCGGTCAGGCCGCTGGCCACCTGGCCGAGGCCTGTCTCGGGGGGCGTGAAGCCTGGCTTCCCGCACCCGCAAGCCGCATCAGTTGAGGAAGGGATTTCGCCCCCGCGCCGGGGCGGAGCGGGCGCCGAAATGCTGCGCCAGGTAGTCCACGATCAGGGTGCGCTCGGCGCCCTCCAGCGGGTTCATCCCGTGCTTTTCCGTCATCCAGTCCATCAGCCCGTCCCATTGGTCCCGGCGAAAGCCGCTGCGCCGGATGATCGCGCTGCTGTGGCAGGCCGTGCAGGTGTAGAACACCTCCTCCTGGCCATTTCCGGCCGGCAGGACCGAGGGGTCCTCGCCGCCCGGGGCGTCGGGGTTGGCGGGCGCCTGGGCCAGGGCGGCCCCGGCCAGGCACACGCCGAGCAGAATGAGGCGCCGCATCAGCCGACCAGCACCGCGGCGCGGCTGATGGGATTGGCCGAATAGCCCTGCGGGTTCCAGTTGGCCGCAGCCAGTGGCTGCATCAGGCCCTGGCTGTCCGTCGCGCGGTACCAGATTTCGAAATACCCGTCGGATGGCAAAGTCACGCGGCCCTGCCAGCGTTGCCAGGCATGGCGATTGGCGGGCGCTGCCACCTGCATGGCCGTCCAGCTCGCGCCGAAATCCACGCTGACATCCACAGCGCGCACCGTCAGATCCCCGGCCCAGGCGGCGCCGCGCAGGTCCAGGCTGCGCGTGCCGGCCGGCAGCCGTGAGCCATGCGCATGCGAGGAGAGGATGGAGCGCACCGGCATGCTGTGCATGTCCGTGAAATCCGCACCGTTGTTGTTGCTGCCCGGAACGATGGGCCGCACCGGCACGCGATAGCTGGTGCCGCCCATGCCGGCGCCGTCATGCGGCTTGTCGCGCAGCCAGATGCGGGTGAGCCATTTCTGGCTGAGGCTGCCCGGCCAGCCCGGCGTCACCATCCGCAGCGGCGCGCCATGGATATGCGGGATGGGCGCGCCATTCAGCGCGAAGGCGATGATCGTATCCTCATCCATCGCCTTGGCCAGCGGCATGCCGCGGCTGATCGCCTGGCGGTCGGTTGCGCCCGAGAGATGCGGGTCCGCCCCGAAATGCGCGGTGAAGACGGCCGAGGGCTTCAGCCCGGCTGCCGTCAGCACGTCGCGCAGGCGCACGCCGGTCCATTCGCCATTGCTGATCGCGCCATTGCCCCATTGGTTGCCGCGCGTTTGCGGGGTGAAGAAGCTGCGGCCATTGCCGCCGCATTCCATCTGCAACTGGCGGGTCACGTTGGGGAAGCGCGTCCGCAACTCGCCAACCGTGAGTGAGAGCGGCGTGTTCACCTCGCCATCAATCGTCAGGCGCCAGGCATTGGGGTCGGTGGTCAGCGGCTCGGGGATTTGGCCATTATTGCGGACGAAGAAATGCCGGAAGCTGGTGACCGGCTCATCGAGCATATGTTCGGGTGTTTCGCCGACCAGCGGGCGGTCGCCCAGCAAGATGAGTTCGGCCTTGCCATCCATGCGGAACACGGCGGGCGCTGTCTGGGCCGCGGCCGGCCGGCTGAACAGCGCCGGGAGCAGGCCGCCCGGCATATGGCTGGCGAAGGGGATGGCACCGCCCACCGCAGCACCCATCGAGGCCAGCGCGGCAGCCTTGAGTGCCCCGCGTCGGCCCCAGACCAGGGCATCGGCCCTCTCGGGGTCATTGCGGTAGAGTTCCTGGACCGATCGTTCGATCTTCTTGGCCATGTGAGTTCTCCCTTAACCCGCGCATTATGTCGGTCATGAGACCAGCCACGGCAATCCCCCCGGAGCTTCTGACGCCCACCGAGATGGCGCAGGCTGATCGTCTGGCCGGCGCCGGACCGGCGCTGATGGAGGCCGCCGGGCGGGCCGTGGCGCTGGCCATTCTATCACGGTTTCGCCCCGCTCGGGTGCTGGTGCTGGCCGGGCCGGGGCATAATGGCGGCGATGGCTATGTGATCGCCCGGCGGCTGGAGCGCGCGGGCTGGGATGTGGCGGTCGCTGCCCTGGCTCCGCCCCGTGGCGATGCGCTGGTGGCAGCCGCCGCTTGGCGAGGGCCGATGCGGGATTTCTCCGTGGCCGAGGTGCGGCGCGCCGGCCTCATCGTGGATGCGGTGTTCGGTGCCGGGCTGGCGCGGCCGGTGGTTGGCCTGGTGGCCGAGGTTCTGGCGGCGGCAAGGGCGCCTATCATTGCCGTGGATATCCCCTCCGGTGTCTGCGGCGCCACCGGCGCGCTGCGCGGCTTTGCGGCCCAGGCGGCCCTGACGGTCACGTTTTTCCGCCGCAAGCCGGGCCATCTGCTGCTGCCGGGGCGTGATCTCTGTGGCGACTTGCTCCTCGCCGATATCGGCCTGCCGGCGGCCGTCCTGGACAGCATCCGCCCGCGGGCCTTCGCCAATGGGCCGGCACTCTGGTCCCTGCCGCGCCCGGATGCGACGACCCACAAGCACAGTCGCGGCCATGTCACCGTTCTCTCTGGCGCGGGAATGAGCGGCGCTGCCCTGCTCGCCGCGCGGGCGGCGCGGCGGGCGGGGGCCGGGCTGGTGACGCTCGCCTGCGCCGATGCGGCCAGCGCCGCATCGCACCGCCTGGCGGAGCCTGGCGCCCTGGTGCTGGAGGTGCGGGGCATGGGCGCGCTGCTCGGCCAGATCCTGGCGGATGTGCGGCGCGCGGTGGTCCTGCTGGGCCCTGGCCTGCCGCCCGATGCGACGACGCGCGGTGCCTTGGCGGCGTTGCTCGGGGCGGGCCGGCGCGTGGTGGCCGATGCGGGGGCGCTGACCGCCTGCGCGGGCCGGCCCGAATTGCTGCGCGGCGCTGCCATCCTGACGCCGCATGCGGGCGAATTCGCGCGCGGCTTCGGCGCCCCCGGGGAGGATCGCCTGACTGCCGTGCGTGCAGCCGCGGCGCAGACCGGCGCCGTCGTGCTGCTGAAGGGCTCGGACAGTATCATCGCCGCCCCGGATGGGCGTGTGGCGATCAATCACAATGCCCCGCCCTGGCTCGCGACGGGGGGGACGGGCGATGTACTGGCGGGGTTGGCGGCGGCGCTGCTGGCCCAGGGCCTGCCCGCCTATGAAGCGGCCTGCGCTGCCGCCTGGCTGCAGGGCGAGGCGGCGCGGCGCATCGGCCCGGGGCTGCTCGCCGAGGACTTGCCCATGGCGCTGCCGCAGGCGTTCGTGGCGGCCGGCGGCGCTCCCGAAGCCTGATGCCGCCTGGCCGCTTCAGGCGAAGATGAAGTCGGACGCGGCCAGCGTGGTGGGTGCGCCGAGGGAGATGCTGATGCTGTCGCTCCCCGCATTGGCCGAAACCACCACATAGGCCGGGTCCGACGGCGTTCCGTCACCGCCATAGGTGATTTGCAGATCCGCGAAGCCCACGCCGGCAAAGGCGGAAAAGTCAATCTCATCCTCGCCCTGCGTGAAGTCGCGGATGCTGTCATTGCCGTGGCCTGCGGCGAAGGCGAAGCGATCCCGCCCGCTGCCGCCCTCATAGACCTGCGCATCCGCGCCATCGAGGAAGACGTCATCGCCTTCGGTGCCGTGGAAGCTCTCGAAGCCGCTCACGCTGTTCCACGGGCTGGTGCCGAACATCATGCGGTTCTGCGCGACGTCGAGCGTCACGGCGAAGCCATAGAAGGCCGAGAGATCGAGATGGTCATCCCCGGCGCCGCCATCGAAGACATTGCCGACAAAGGTCAGCTCATGCGTGGCGCCGCTGAAGAAGGCTGCGATCTGCAGGACGTCATCGCCGCCCTCCAGATAGATGTGGTTGATCCCCATGGTGATGCTGGCCGTGCCCTGGGCGCCCGCCGCGCCATCGGCACCCGCGATGCCGGCGAAGCTGGTCTCGGTCATGAAGCCGTCGCCCGCCACGCCGTCTTCGCCGATATCGGTGCTGCCCAGGCCCCCCGCGCCACCCATGCCGGCGGTCGCTTCCGCCTGCAGTCGGACCAGGGTGCTGGCCGGGTTCGCGACATAGCCGCCGATGCGCAGGTCGTTGATGATGGCGGCCGCATCGCCGCCATCGCCGCCCCGGCCGCCCGCCCCGCCGATATCGCGGCCCGTCGTGATGTCGGTGATGGAGATGATTTCCTCGCCGAACTGGGTTTCCGAGACGGTGCTCTGGTTGATGCCGGGCGCGCCGCCCGCGCCGCCCTGTCCACCCTGGCCACCCCGGGCGATGGAGAAGATGGTGAAGGAGAGGTCCCCTCCGCCAAAACCACCCCCCGCCGCCGCAACAAGGGAGATGGCGTCGCCACCGCGCCCACCGGCACCGCCCACCCCGCCTTCGCCACCATCGCCGGCCAGGCTCAGATCGGCATCGAAGCGCCCGATGCCGCCCGCGCCGCCCTGGCTGCCATCGCCACCTGCGCCACCCAGGGCCGTGCTGTTCAATGTCAGTGCCGCGCGATTGGTGAAACTCGCATCGAAGCCGATAAGGAGCGCCTCGGCCTCGCCGCCTGCGCCGCCCGCACCGCCAGCGCCACCCATGCCGCCTTGCCCGGTGGTGTCGTTGACGCCGGCGATCACGGCGCCTGTGTTGGCGTTGACGTCCGTGTGATCGGCCTCAAGGGCGCTGTTCCCGCCTGCGCCGCCAACCGCGCCTTGGCCGCCAGAGCCCGCCCTCGCCGTGATTTCCAGCAGGAACATGTCATCCGCCAGTGCCGCCGGGTCATTGCCCAGGCGCGCGGTGAGGGAGCCTGCCCGCGCCGTCGCCGCACCGCCTGCCGTGCCCGCGCCGCCCGCCGCGCCATCGGCGCCATCCTGCACGACGCGCGTGTTGATCACCGGGCCAAAGATGAAGGTTTCAGCGCCCGCGGCGCCCGGGCTGCCATTCAGGCCGGCCATCCCATTGCCGCCTGTCACGCTGCCCACCAGGCTGAACCGGTCCGGCATGAAGCTTCCGGTCACGGAATCCGCGGCATCGAACAGCGTCAGATCCGAGGAGGTGCCGGGCAGCACCGGATCGGGGAGATCGCGCGTGACCGCCAGAACGATGCCCACATCATCGCGATCCTCCACGGTGATGGTGACGCTGCGCACCAAGACGCGGTCATCGCTCGCATCATCGGGATCGGCCCCTGAGTCGCGCAGCCGCACGATGATGTCGTGGCTGGCCAGGGTTTCGAAATCCAGCGTCTGCGTCGTGACCAGGCGGTCACCATCGAAGGTGAAGGCAGAGCCGACGGTCACAACCTCGAAGCTGACCTCGCCCACGGGGATGAAATCCAGCGCCTGCCAGGTGCCCACCACGGCCCCCGCCGAGAGATTTTCACTGACGGTCAGGTTGTTGGTGCCGAGGCCAGGCGCGCTGACCGCGATGGTGAAAGCCTCCGAATAGGATAGCCCGTAGCTGTCGGTCGCGGTGATGTTCAGGGTGACGCTCGCCTGGTCGGCGAAGTCGAAGGGCGTGCCGGCCACCCAGAGAAAGGCGCCGAAGGCGATGGTGAAGCGCGGGTCATCCACGGTGAAGGTGATGCTGTCGCCGGCATCGGGGTCGGTGGCGGTCAGGATGCCCACGCCGGAGAGGCCCGTGCCGCCATTGGCCGCGCCGGTAACGATGAGGGGCCCGGCAGCAAAGGCGATGTCGGTGGGCGCGCGGCCGGCCGCGAGGATCAGGTCATCGGCCCCGAGATCGGCCAGCGTCACATTGCGCAGCCGGGTAACCTCCCCAGGCGCGGTGTTGATGCGCAAGGTGGTCCCGACCTGCGTGGCGATGGCCTGGAACTGCGCCAGATTGCGGATCTCGAGCCCGCTGACATCCAGGCGGTCCCCCTCTGCCAGGTTGAAATCGCTGATGAAATCCGTGCCGGCCGAGAGCCTGAAGACATCTGCCTCCGCGCCACCTTCCAGCACATCATCCCCGGTGCCACCATCGATCAGGTCCAGCCCCTCGCCGCCGCGCAACACATCGGCGCCCGCATCGCCGCGCAGGATGTCATCGCCGGCATTGCCCAGCAGCGTATCCTGGCCCGCCCCGCCCTCCAGGACATCATCGCCTTCGCCACCGCCCAGCCGGTCCTGGCCCTCGCCGCCCGAGAGGCTGTCCTGGCCGGCTTCACCGAAGAGCTGGTCATTGCCATCACCGCCCGAGAGCGCATCCTCGCCTGTGCCGCCGAACAGCGTGTCATGCCCGCCGCCGCCCTCGATGGTATCGTCGCCGACGCGCCCCAGCAGCCTGTCATCGCCCGCGCCGCCGGTCAGCGAGTCCCCGGCTTGCCCTCCCCGGACGAGGAGCTGCGTCGTGGCGGAAAGTGCCGTCCCGTCCAGCGTCAGCGTCCCGCGGAAGGCCCGCAACTCCATCATGCCGCCAAAGGCGAGCGCGGCATTGGCCGAGAGCGTGATGCTGGTGGCACTGAGAGAGGCGAGGTCGAGCCGTTCGAAATTCAGCAGGCCCGCGAAGGCCGCATCGGTGACCACGAGCGGGCCGAGGCCGCGCAGATTGAGCGTGTCGAAGCCCCCCAGGGCGTTCTGCGCCAGGCCAGGCGCCAGCAGGCCCTGGATCCCCGCCGTGCTGAACACATCGGCGCTGGCGGTGCCGAATTGGATCAGTGGCGCACCAGTGGTGCCGTGTATGGTGAAGGAGGCCATGTTCGTTCGCTCACCTTATTTTAATATCAAGTTAAGCAATCGAGGCTTCACCCTGTCCATCGGGATTGCGTGTTTTCTCGCTTTATTTCCGAATGTTTCCGCGCTAGACTCAAGCCTGAGAATGGGAGTTGCCTGATGCCCGATACGGTTTTGTCGCCGCCCGACTCCCTGGTGGACCGCGCGCTCCGCCGCGTTACCGGCCTCTGGCGTGACATGGCCGACCGGGTGGGCGGGCGCGACGAGGTCGAGGATGTGGCCGCCCAGATGCAGGCCTGCCTTGCGGCGCGTGGTGGCGAGGTCTCGGCCCGCGCGCGTGCCGCGAAGCTTGCCGCCGCCTATCGCGGCTTCTCCGAGGTGGAGCGCGTGCTGTTCCTGCGCATCCTGGCCGGCTTCGATGCCGACCCCAAGGCCGTCGAGCGCGCGATTGGGGAATGGACCAAAGCCAGTGACGGGCCGGGCAAGGCTGCCGCCAAGGTGCGGCTGCGCCGGGCGCTTGAAAGTCCCCGCATCCGGCTGCTGACGCAGTTCACCGCCATCCCCGACGGCATGAAGCTCCTGGTGGATTTGCGCGCCGATGTGCTGCGCGCCGCCGAGACCGATCCGTTGCTGGAAGCCCTGGAGGCTGATCTCAAGACGCTGCTCACCTCCTGGTTTGACCTCGGCTTCCTGGAGTTGCGCCGGATTGACTGGAACAGCCCGGCGGCCCTGCTGGAAAAGCTGATCCGCTACGAGGCGGTGCACCGGATCGAAAGCTGGGACGACCTCAAGAACCGTCTGGATTCGGACCGCCGCTGCTACGCCTTTTTTCACCCGCGCATGCCCGAGGAGCCGCTGATCTTCGTCGAGATCGCGCTGATGAAGGGTCTGGCCGGCTCGGTGCAGGCGCTGCTCGACCCCAAGGCCGAGGTGATGGACCCGAATCTGGCGGATACCGCCATTTTCTATTCCATCAACAACTGCCAGCGCGGGCTGGATGGCATTGCGTTCGGCAATTTCCTCATCAAGCGCGTGGTCGAGGTGCTGGGCCAGGAATTCCGTGGCCTGAAGCAATTCGCCACACTTTCGCCCGTGCCGGGCTTCTGCCGCTGGCTTTCCGCGCGTGATGATGCCGGTGATCCAGGCCTCCTGCTGCCCGATGAAGTGACCGCCATCCGCACCGCGGCCGGCGCGCCGGCCGAGACCTCGCCCGGCGCTGCGCTGCATCTGCTGTTGGTCCGCAAGGAATGGTCGCCCGCGGTGACGAAGGTGCTGGAGCCTGTGCTGGTGCGCCTCTGCGCCCGTTTCGTCGCGCTGGAGACCGGCCGCAACCCGAAGCGGGCGGCTGACCCCGTGGCGCATTTCCATCTTTCAAACGGCGCCCGGGTGGAGCGGATCAACTGGCGCGCGGATACATCGGTCAAGGGCATGCGGGAAAGTGCGGGCCTGATGGTGAACTACCTCTACGATCCGGAATATATTGAAGATAACCACGAGGCCTATGCGGGTGAGGGCAAGCGCGCCATGGCCAGCGCCGTGCGCAAGCTGGTGAAGGGGTAGCCACGTCAGGGCGGGTTCGCGCTAAGCTGGGACAAACGCCAGGAACGATCCGCCATGAACCAGCAATTGCCCCTCTTCCGCGCCAATGCCCCGGATGATGCGCGGCGGGTGGCTTTGCTGAACGCCGTCGAGCGCAAGCTGCTCTGGATTTCGGCCTGGATGATTCACCACGCCAACCATATCCGCCCCAATCGGGACGGGTTGAAGGTGGGCGGACACCAGGCCTCCTGCGCCTCCGTCATTTCGATCCTGACGGCGCTGTATTTCGACATCCTCAAGCCGGCCGATCGCATCGCGGTGAAGCCGCATGCCGGGCCGGTCTTCCACGCGATGAACCTGCTGCTGGGCCGGCAGGCGCCGGAGCGGCTGGCCACGCTCAGGC from Sediminicoccus sp. KRV36 encodes the following:
- a CDS encoding cytochrome C-552 → MRRLILLGVCLAGAALAQAPANPDAPGGEDPSVLPAGNGQEEVFYTCTACHSSAIIRRSGFRRDQWDGLMDWMTEKHGMNPLEGAERTLIVDYLAQHFGARSAPARGRNPFLN
- a CDS encoding malonyl-CoA decarboxylase, with translation MPDTVLSPPDSLVDRALRRVTGLWRDMADRVGGRDEVEDVAAQMQACLAARGGEVSARARAAKLAAAYRGFSEVERVLFLRILAGFDADPKAVERAIGEWTKASDGPGKAAAKVRLRRALESPRIRLLTQFTAIPDGMKLLVDLRADVLRAAETDPLLEALEADLKTLLTSWFDLGFLELRRIDWNSPAALLEKLIRYEAVHRIESWDDLKNRLDSDRRCYAFFHPRMPEEPLIFVEIALMKGLAGSVQALLDPKAEVMDPNLADTAIFYSINNCQRGLDGIAFGNFLIKRVVEVLGQEFRGLKQFATLSPVPGFCRWLSARDDAGDPGLLLPDEVTAIRTAAGAPAETSPGAALHLLLVRKEWSPAVTKVLEPVLVRLCARFVALETGRNPKRAADPVAHFHLSNGARVERINWRADTSVKGMRESAGLMVNYLYDPEYIEDNHEAYAGEGKRAMASAVRKLVKG
- a CDS encoding CBS domain-containing protein; the protein is MTVGAVLSQKGSSVISVLPESMVMEAAEIISRQRIGAVVVCDAEGALVGILSERDVVRGLTQHGAGLLDLRVSALMTHEVQVVTAATSVHEAMEVMDAGYFRHLPVVDSDRRLCGIVSIRDLVRYRINSQQSDVESLQAYVIGRGYGLGRVA
- a CDS encoding NAD(P)H-hydrate dehydratase, whose amino-acid sequence is MRPATAIPPELLTPTEMAQADRLAGAGPALMEAAGRAVALAILSRFRPARVLVLAGPGHNGGDGYVIARRLERAGWDVAVAALAPPRGDALVAAAAWRGPMRDFSVAEVRRAGLIVDAVFGAGLARPVVGLVAEVLAAARAPIIAVDIPSGVCGATGALRGFAAQAALTVTFFRRKPGHLLLPGRDLCGDLLLADIGLPAAVLDSIRPRAFANGPALWSLPRPDATTHKHSRGHVTVLSGAGMSGAALLAARAARRAGAGLVTLACADAASAASHRLAEPGALVLEVRGMGALLGQILADVRRAVVLLGPGLPPDATTRGALAALLGAGRRVVADAGALTACAGRPELLRGAAILTPHAGEFARGFGAPGEDRLTAVRAAAAQTGAVVLLKGSDSIIAAPDGRVAINHNAPPWLATGGTGDVLAGLAAALLAQGLPAYEAACAAAWLQGEAARRIGPGLLAEDLPMALPQAFVAAGGAPEA
- a CDS encoding sulfite oxidase, producing the protein MAKKIERSVQELYRNDPERADALVWGRRGALKAAALASMGAAVGGAIPFASHMPGGLLPALFSRPAAAQTAPAVFRMDGKAELILLGDRPLVGETPEHMLDEPVTSFRHFFVRNNGQIPEPLTTDPNAWRLTIDGEVNTPLSLTVGELRTRFPNVTRQLQMECGGNGRSFFTPQTRGNQWGNGAISNGEWTGVRLRDVLTAAGLKPSAVFTAHFGADPHLSGATDRQAISRGMPLAKAMDEDTIIAFALNGAPIPHIHGAPLRMVTPGWPGSLSQKWLTRIWLRDKPHDGAGMGGTSYRVPVRPIVPGSNNNGADFTDMHSMPVRSILSSHAHGSRLPAGTRSLDLRGAAWAGDLTVRAVDVSVDFGASWTAMQVAAPANRHAWQRWQGRVTLPSDGYFEIWYRATDSQGLMQPLAAANWNPQGYSANPISRAAVLVG